In Streptomyces violaceusniger Tu 4113, one DNA window encodes the following:
- a CDS encoding cellulase family glycosylhydrolase, which yields MPTHETRGIRIGRPRPGRTRLLGVAVALLAAAAAPGTPAAAAEAPWFDGRAADQVTVDGTRFADGHGREVVLRGFNVSGETKLEENGGLPFATTADARTSAAAMRNLTGANAVRFLLSWAHAEPEPGQVDTGYLEKATAQMKAFLDAGIRVFPDFHQDLYSGALFDKESWYSGDGAPNWVIDAGGYPRESCGICVHWGQNITQNQAVMNATRDFWHNRALTTGAGTVRVQDAFLDTAETTMAYLARHLTDDQFTRVVGFDPLNEPYAGAYDDGQNSRTWEKSVLWPFYENFRARMDAAGWQDKPAFVEPNMFWNSNLDFQRQEGGLLDAGKPGPDYVFNTHYYDQKAISGIFMPGKAADGQYAGDFGALRDRSTALDLPAVMSEFGHPLTGFTSDKAPTVVKGMYQALDSRLPGATWWTRPAASGAVLSSTQWQWDIYSSRHHEAMNGNTGKVLTEGDAWNGEDLSAVRLDDSGNAGLRQDARLLDRLYPRAVAGRTLAFTFEDRSRDGSTTLSWNRIPGSLPNVAKLTGSGRYGMLVWRSDGDTEAPTELRLPRDFDPDRTTVVSDLGTVTGPPAYTAHGHTADHPIAAAAEPGGTDARRLVLSAPADAGTGTVHYALIADGTAAPSAELRAAAQRELTAWAAEAGF from the coding sequence ATGCCGACTCATGAGACGCGAGGGATACGGATCGGCCGCCCCCGACCGGGTCGCACTCGGTTGCTCGGGGTGGCCGTTGCGTTGCTGGCGGCGGCCGCGGCCCCGGGCACTCCGGCGGCCGCGGCCGAGGCGCCCTGGTTCGACGGCCGGGCGGCGGACCAGGTGACCGTGGACGGCACCCGGTTCGCCGACGGACACGGCCGCGAGGTCGTGCTGCGCGGCTTCAATGTGTCCGGCGAGACCAAACTGGAGGAGAACGGCGGGCTCCCGTTCGCCACCACCGCCGACGCCAGGACATCCGCCGCCGCCATGCGGAACCTGACCGGAGCCAACGCGGTGCGCTTCCTGCTGTCCTGGGCACACGCCGAGCCCGAGCCCGGCCAGGTGGACACCGGCTATCTGGAGAAGGCCACCGCGCAGATGAAGGCGTTCCTGGACGCCGGAATCCGGGTCTTCCCCGACTTCCACCAGGACCTGTACTCCGGCGCTCTCTTCGACAAGGAGAGCTGGTACAGCGGCGACGGCGCGCCCAACTGGGTCATCGACGCGGGCGGATACCCCAGGGAGTCCTGCGGCATCTGCGTCCACTGGGGCCAGAACATCACCCAGAACCAGGCGGTCATGAACGCCACCCGCGACTTCTGGCACAACCGCGCCCTGACCACCGGCGCGGGCACCGTCCGCGTCCAGGACGCCTTCCTGGACACCGCCGAGACGACCATGGCCTACCTCGCCCGGCACCTCACCGACGACCAGTTCACCCGCGTCGTCGGCTTCGACCCGCTCAACGAGCCGTACGCGGGCGCGTACGACGACGGCCAGAACAGCCGCACCTGGGAGAAGAGCGTGCTGTGGCCCTTCTACGAGAATTTCCGCGCCCGCATGGACGCCGCGGGCTGGCAGGACAAGCCCGCCTTCGTGGAGCCCAATATGTTCTGGAACTCCAACCTGGACTTCCAGCGCCAGGAGGGCGGCCTCCTCGACGCCGGAAAGCCCGGCCCCGACTACGTCTTCAACACCCACTACTACGACCAGAAGGCCATCTCCGGCATCTTCATGCCCGGCAAGGCGGCCGACGGCCAGTACGCGGGCGACTTCGGCGCCCTGCGCGACCGCTCCACCGCCCTGGACCTTCCGGCCGTCATGAGCGAGTTCGGCCACCCGCTGACCGGCTTCACCTCCGACAAGGCCCCCACCGTCGTCAAGGGCATGTACCAGGCACTGGACTCCCGGCTCCCCGGCGCCACCTGGTGGACCCGGCCGGCCGCCTCCGGCGCCGTGCTCTCCTCCACCCAGTGGCAGTGGGACATCTACAGCAGCCGCCACCACGAGGCCATGAACGGCAACACCGGCAAGGTCCTCACCGAGGGCGACGCCTGGAACGGCGAGGACCTCTCGGCCGTCCGCCTCGACGACTCCGGCAACGCCGGGCTGCGCCAGGACGCACGGCTGCTCGACCGGCTCTATCCGCGCGCCGTCGCGGGCCGCACCCTCGCCTTCACCTTCGAGGACCGCTCACGCGACGGCTCCACCACGCTGAGCTGGAACCGCATCCCCGGCAGCCTGCCGAACGTGGCCAAGCTGACCGGCTCCGGGCGCTACGGCATGCTGGTGTGGCGCTCCGACGGCGACACCGAAGCGCCCACCGAACTGCGGCTGCCCCGCGACTTCGACCCCGACCGGACCACCGTCGTCTCCGATCTGGGCACCGTCACCGGGCCGCCCGCGTACACCGCACACGGCCACACCGCCGACCACCCCATCGCCGCCGCCGCGGAGCCCGGCGGCACCGACGCGCGCCGGCTGGTGCTCTCCGCCCCGGCCGACGCGGGCACCGGCACCGTGCACTACGCGCTGATCGCCGACGGCACCGCCGCCCCCTCGGCGGAGCTGCGCGCCGCCGCCCAGCGCGAACTGACGGCGTGGGCGGCGGAGGCAGGCTTCTGA
- a CDS encoding aldo/keto reductase: MEQREFGRLGRKVSVVGLGTWQLGADWGEVGEQDALAVLDAAVEAGVTFFDTADVYGDGRSEQLIGRYLRERPDAGIFVATKMGRRLPQLEENYTLDNFRAWTDRSRANLGVDTLDLVQLHCPPSPVHSSAAVFDALDTLVAEERVAGYGVSVETCAEALAAIARPGTASVQIILNPFRLKPLEEVVPAAREAGVGIIARVPLASGLLSGKYTRDTVFAENDHRTFNRHGEAFDQGETFSGVGFEEGLEAAVEFAELAPQGATPAQTALRWIVQQPGVTSVIPGARSPEQARANADAAGLPPLPDATLDAVGDLYDRRLRARVHPRW, from the coding sequence ATGGAGCAGCGTGAGTTCGGCCGGCTCGGCCGGAAGGTCTCGGTCGTGGGCCTGGGAACCTGGCAGCTGGGCGCGGACTGGGGCGAGGTCGGCGAGCAGGACGCCCTGGCCGTGCTGGACGCGGCCGTCGAAGCGGGCGTGACGTTCTTCGACACCGCCGATGTGTACGGGGACGGGCGCAGCGAGCAGCTCATCGGGCGGTATCTGCGGGAGCGTCCGGACGCCGGGATCTTCGTGGCGACCAAGATGGGGCGGCGGCTGCCGCAGCTCGAGGAGAACTACACGCTGGACAACTTCCGCGCGTGGACCGACCGTTCGCGGGCCAATCTGGGGGTGGACACCCTGGACCTGGTGCAGCTGCACTGCCCGCCGTCCCCGGTGCACTCCTCGGCGGCGGTCTTCGACGCGCTGGACACGCTGGTGGCGGAGGAGCGTGTGGCGGGGTACGGGGTGAGCGTCGAGACGTGTGCGGAGGCGCTGGCGGCGATAGCGCGCCCTGGGACGGCGAGCGTGCAGATCATCCTCAACCCGTTCCGGCTCAAGCCGCTGGAGGAGGTGGTGCCGGCCGCGCGTGAAGCCGGTGTGGGGATCATCGCGCGGGTGCCGCTGGCGTCCGGTCTGCTGTCGGGGAAGTACACCAGGGACACCGTCTTCGCCGAGAACGACCACCGCACCTTCAACCGGCACGGCGAGGCGTTCGACCAGGGCGAGACGTTCTCGGGCGTGGGCTTCGAGGAGGGTCTCGAGGCGGCGGTGGAGTTCGCGGAGCTGGCGCCCCAGGGGGCCACCCCCGCGCAGACCGCGCTGCGGTGGATCGTCCAGCAGCCGGGCGTGACCTCGGTCATCCCGGGGGCGCGTTCGCCCGAGCAGGCTCGGGCGAACGCGGACGCGGCCGGGCTGCCCCCGCTGCCGGACGCCACGCTGGACGCCGTCGGCGATCTGTACGACCGGCGGCTCCGGGCCCGGGTGCACCCTCGCTGGTAG
- the manD gene encoding D-mannonate dehydratase ManD yields the protein MRIESAEVVITSPGRNFVTLRIVTEDGVTGLGDATLNGRELAVASYLRDHVVPLLLDRDASRIEDTWQYLYRGAYWRRGPVTMAAIAAVDTALWDIKAKAAGMPLYQLLGGASRSGALAYGHASGRDVPELLDSIRAHLAQGYRAIRVQTGIPGLASVYGVASSSAGGGERYDYEPARRGSGPRVLPAEESWDTRAYLRHVPTVFEAVRQEFGPELPLLHDGHHRMTPIQAARLGKALEPYDLFWLEDATPGEDQTALRLIRQHTTTPLAIGEVFNHVHDYTTLLSERLIDYVRSAVTHTGGVTAMRKLLDLAAVYGIKSGIHGPTDISPVGMAAALHLDLAIHNFGIQEYMPHTADTLEVFRTSFRFEDGLLHPSDTPGLGVELDTEAAGRFPYQPAYLPVNRLADGTVHDW from the coding sequence GTGAGGATCGAGTCGGCCGAGGTCGTCATCACCAGTCCGGGGCGCAATTTCGTCACCCTGCGCATCGTCACCGAGGACGGGGTCACAGGTCTGGGGGACGCCACGCTCAACGGCCGTGAGCTGGCCGTCGCCTCGTATCTGCGGGACCACGTGGTGCCGCTGCTGCTCGACCGGGACGCCTCGCGCATCGAGGACACCTGGCAGTATCTGTACCGCGGGGCGTACTGGCGGCGGGGTCCGGTGACCATGGCCGCCATCGCGGCCGTCGACACGGCGCTGTGGGACATCAAGGCCAAGGCCGCCGGGATGCCGCTGTACCAACTGCTGGGCGGGGCCTCGCGCAGCGGTGCGCTGGCCTACGGACACGCCTCCGGCCGGGACGTCCCCGAGCTGCTCGACTCCATCCGCGCCCATCTGGCGCAGGGCTATCGCGCGATCCGCGTGCAGACCGGCATCCCGGGGCTGGCCTCGGTCTACGGGGTGGCCTCCTCCAGTGCGGGCGGCGGGGAGCGCTACGACTACGAACCCGCGCGCCGGGGGTCGGGGCCCCGCGTGCTGCCCGCCGAGGAGAGCTGGGACACCCGGGCCTATCTGCGCCATGTGCCGACGGTGTTCGAGGCCGTACGGCAGGAGTTCGGCCCGGAGCTGCCGCTGCTGCACGACGGCCACCACCGGATGACACCCATCCAGGCGGCCCGGCTCGGCAAGGCGCTGGAGCCGTACGACCTGTTCTGGCTGGAGGACGCCACACCCGGCGAGGACCAGACGGCGCTGCGGCTCATCCGACAGCACACCACCACCCCGCTGGCCATCGGCGAGGTCTTCAACCACGTCCACGACTACACCACCCTGCTGAGCGAGCGGCTGATCGACTATGTGCGCTCGGCGGTGACCCACACCGGCGGGGTCACCGCCATGCGCAAACTGCTGGACCTGGCCGCGGTCTACGGGATCAAGTCCGGAATACACGGCCCGACCGACATCTCCCCCGTGGGCATGGCCGCGGCGCTCCATCTGGATCTGGCCATCCACAACTTCGGCATACAGGAGTACATGCCGCACACCGCCGACACCCTGGAGGTCTTCCGCACCTCCTTCCGCTTCGAGGACGGGCTGCTGCACCCGTCCGACACCCCGGGGCTGGGCGTCGAGCTGGACACCGAGGCCGCCGGGCGGTTCCCGTACCAGCCCGCCTATCTGCCGGTGAACCGGCTGGCGGACGGCACGGTGCACGACTGGTGA
- a CDS encoding carbon-nitrogen hydrolase family protein: MTTLTVALLQLAPPGPELSMNLALGEAACRRAAAMGADIALFPEMWSNGYSCSVPDGFTPGDRYRHPSLWDEAPAAPRPRAVWLGEPITRDSPFVTRFRELAAELEMAIALTYLERWDGAPRNTLSLIDRHGRLVLTYAKVHTCVFDLPEAALTPGEGFEVCALDTAVGEVMTGAMICYDREFPESARALMLAGAEIVLTPNACELEINRLSQFRSRAGENMTGMAMANYAGPGWGHSVAHDGVAFAGGRSRDTLVVEAGEAEGVYPAVFDLDALRDCRRRETWGDAFRRPAAYRSLTDREVRPPFVRLGPEGEPVPGRSLP; this comes from the coding sequence ATGACCACCCTCACCGTCGCCCTGCTCCAACTCGCCCCGCCCGGGCCCGAGTTGTCCATGAACCTCGCCCTCGGCGAGGCGGCCTGCCGCCGGGCCGCGGCCATGGGCGCCGACATCGCGCTCTTCCCCGAGATGTGGAGCAACGGCTATAGCTGCTCCGTCCCGGACGGCTTCACCCCTGGCGATCGCTACCGCCATCCGTCGCTGTGGGACGAGGCCCCGGCGGCGCCGCGGCCCCGGGCCGTCTGGCTCGGCGAGCCGATAACCCGCGACTCGCCCTTCGTCACCCGCTTCCGTGAGCTGGCCGCCGAGCTGGAGATGGCCATCGCGCTCACCTATCTGGAGCGCTGGGACGGGGCGCCGCGCAACACCCTCTCCCTCATCGACCGGCACGGCCGCCTGGTCCTGACCTACGCCAAGGTGCACACCTGCGTCTTCGACCTGCCCGAGGCCGCGCTGACCCCGGGGGAGGGGTTCGAGGTGTGCGCCCTGGACACGGCGGTGGGCGAGGTGATGACCGGGGCGATGATCTGTTACGACCGCGAGTTCCCGGAGAGCGCCCGCGCCCTGATGCTGGCCGGAGCCGAGATCGTCCTCACCCCGAACGCGTGCGAGCTGGAGATCAACCGGCTCTCCCAGTTCCGCTCCCGCGCGGGGGAGAACATGACCGGTATGGCCATGGCCAACTATGCCGGTCCGGGCTGGGGCCACTCCGTCGCCCATGACGGCGTCGCCTTCGCCGGCGGGCGGTCGCGGGACACCCTGGTGGTCGAGGCGGGCGAGGCCGAGGGGGTCTATCCTGCGGTCTTCGACCTCGACGCGCTGCGCGACTGCCGGCGCCGGGAGACCTGGGGGGACGCCTTCCGCCGCCCCGCCGCCTACCGGAGCCTGACGGACCGTGAAGTGCGCCCACCATTTGTCCGGCTGGGACCCGAGGGCGAACCGGTCCCCGGCCGCAGCCTCCCGTAG
- a CDS encoding heparin lyase I family protein, with amino-acid sequence MASLRSTQRISGLRFAVPAAVAVAGLAFAWPADAASIWDGDASGGTKIYGLLNCDSPGSVTAVSDGQLGKIWKYDKPSGSNRCESHGIAVGGSKYAFQNGGTYWFGWSSKLSSTVDNNATFQWKSYGDHIQNWPVVLKTLGGRTTMIQRQPGNQVFTIWSTPASANTWNHYTIGLHLSDETKGGWVELWVNGQQQKFSDGTTRWACRTFDSSNDPKWGVYGAENSRVVNYIDDLKVGTTRGDVD; translated from the coding sequence ATGGCTTCCTTACGGTCCACCCAGCGCATCTCCGGGCTCCGGTTCGCCGTACCCGCGGCCGTGGCGGTCGCGGGTCTCGCCTTCGCCTGGCCCGCGGACGCCGCGTCCATCTGGGACGGCGACGCCTCCGGCGGCACCAAGATCTACGGCCTGCTGAACTGCGACTCCCCCGGCAGTGTCACCGCCGTCTCGGACGGACAGCTCGGCAAGATCTGGAAGTACGACAAGCCGAGCGGCAGCAATCGCTGCGAAAGCCATGGCATCGCGGTGGGCGGCTCGAAATACGCCTTCCAGAACGGCGGGACCTACTGGTTCGGCTGGTCGAGCAAGCTCTCCAGCACGGTCGACAACAACGCCACCTTCCAGTGGAAGTCCTACGGGGATCACATCCAGAACTGGCCGGTGGTCCTGAAGACGCTCGGCGGCCGGACCACAATGATCCAGCGGCAGCCCGGCAACCAGGTCTTCACCATCTGGTCGACCCCGGCCTCGGCGAACACCTGGAACCACTACACCATCGGGCTGCATCTGTCCGACGAGACCAAGGGCGGCTGGGTCGAGCTCTGGGTCAACGGTCAGCAGCAGAAGTTCAGCGACGGCACCACCCGGTGGGCCTGCCGCACCTTCGACAGCAGCAACGACCCCAAGTGGGGGGTGTACGGGGCCGAGAACAGCCGCGTGGTCAACTACATCGACGACCTCAAGGTCGGCACCACACGCGGTGACGTCGACTGA
- a CDS encoding MFS transporter: MSAHPSAPNPFKQPKAVWAVAFACVISFMGIGLVDPILPSLSSQLHATPSQVSLLFTSYLVVTAVAMLVTGFVSSRIGAKRTLVAGLVVIVLFSAAAGASGSIDGIVGFRAGWGLGNALFIATSLAVIVGSASGGFAGAIILYETALGIGIAIGPLLGGELGGISWRGPFFGVSALMAIALIATIVLVQPTPTPARRASIADPIKALRHRGLLTMGLTALCYNWGFFTVLGYAPFPMDLGTHELGYVFTGWGLLVAFFSVFGAPWLQSRLGIARSLYLNLALFALDILVIGLFTDSKTTLIVAVIVAGAFIGINNTITTQAVMTVAPVERPVASASYGFVRFIGGGLAPYAAGKIAEHSGVHLPFYIGAAAVALGIGVLATGHSLLAEAERVQAAEAAGHAPAEERRETLEKQALAEELGSAG, from the coding sequence TTGTCCGCTCATCCCAGCGCCCCCAACCCCTTCAAGCAGCCGAAGGCCGTATGGGCGGTCGCCTTCGCCTGCGTGATCTCCTTCATGGGCATCGGCCTCGTGGATCCGATCCTGCCCTCCCTCTCCTCCCAGCTGCATGCCACGCCGAGCCAGGTGTCACTGCTGTTCACCAGCTATCTGGTGGTGACCGCCGTCGCCATGCTGGTCACCGGGTTCGTCTCCAGCCGCATCGGCGCCAAGCGCACCCTGGTGGCCGGTCTGGTGGTCATCGTGCTCTTCAGCGCGGCGGCCGGGGCGTCCGGCAGCATCGACGGCATCGTCGGCTTCCGCGCCGGATGGGGCCTGGGCAACGCCCTGTTCATCGCCACCTCGCTCGCCGTCATCGTCGGCTCGGCCAGCGGTGGCTTCGCGGGCGCGATCATCCTCTACGAGACCGCCCTGGGCATCGGCATCGCGATCGGGCCGCTGCTGGGCGGTGAGCTCGGCGGGATCAGCTGGCGCGGGCCGTTCTTCGGCGTATCGGCCCTGATGGCCATCGCGCTGATCGCGACCATCGTGCTGGTCCAACCCACCCCGACCCCGGCGCGCCGGGCCTCGATCGCCGACCCGATCAAGGCGCTGCGCCACCGCGGACTGCTCACCATGGGGCTGACCGCGCTCTGCTACAACTGGGGCTTCTTCACGGTGCTGGGCTACGCGCCGTTCCCGATGGACCTGGGCACCCATGAGCTCGGCTATGTCTTCACCGGCTGGGGTCTGCTCGTCGCCTTCTTCTCGGTCTTCGGCGCCCCGTGGCTGCAGTCGCGGCTCGGCATAGCCCGCTCGCTGTATCTGAACCTGGCGCTGTTCGCGCTCGACATCCTCGTCATCGGCCTGTTCACCGACTCCAAGACGACGCTGATCGTGGCGGTGATCGTGGCCGGCGCCTTCATCGGGATCAACAACACCATCACCACCCAGGCGGTGATGACCGTCGCCCCCGTGGAGCGGCCCGTCGCCTCCGCCTCCTACGGCTTCGTCCGCTTCATCGGCGGCGGCCTGGCCCCGTACGCCGCAGGCAAGATCGCCGAGCACAGCGGGGTGCATCTGCCCTTCTACATCGGGGCCGCGGCGGTCGCGCTGGGCATCGGCGTCCTGGCCACCGGGCATTCGCTGCTCGCCGAGGCCGAGCGGGTCCAGGCGGCGGAGGCGGCCGGACACGCCCCGGCCGAGGAGCGGCGGGAGACGCTGGAGAAGCAGGCGCTGGCCGAGGAGCTCGGCTCGGCCGGCTGA
- a CDS encoding MarR family winged helix-turn-helix transcriptional regulator: MEYTQQSGPREPDVPATREQVAEALEQLAFLAVRHLTNRDISFTTASTLGRLSREGPSRLTALAADEGVTQPSMTQLIQRLERQGLATRVDDPHDGRVVLVAITDAGRELLAERRRGRTNRLAELLATLSPEDQQALATAVHAAAPAFQRLVDNAARARKAPGSTAS, encoded by the coding sequence GTGGAATACACACAGCAGTCCGGCCCCCGGGAACCCGACGTCCCCGCGACCCGTGAGCAGGTCGCGGAGGCGCTGGAGCAGCTGGCGTTCCTCGCAGTGCGCCATCTGACCAACCGGGACATCAGCTTCACCACGGCCTCGACCCTCGGCCGGCTCAGCCGGGAAGGCCCCTCCCGGCTGACGGCCCTGGCCGCCGACGAGGGTGTCACCCAGCCTTCGATGACCCAGCTCATCCAGCGGCTGGAGCGGCAGGGTCTGGCGACCCGGGTCGACGATCCGCACGACGGGCGGGTGGTGCTGGTGGCGATCACCGACGCCGGTCGGGAGCTGCTCGCCGAGCGGCGCCGCGGCCGTACGAACCGGCTCGCCGAACTGCTGGCCACCCTCTCCCCCGAGGACCAACAGGCACTCGCCACCGCCGTCCACGCCGCCGCCCCCGCCTTCCAGCGACTGGTCGACAACGCGGCACGGGCGCGGAAGGCCCCGGGGAGTACCGCTTCCTGA
- a CDS encoding beta-propeller fold lactonase family protein, producing MARGSSRSHSRALRRRATVRAAAVLLLCGAAVPSCASTSEHRPDRAKSASARQSALEAVAAAKKKAALARLLPGMPPPLDPRDLYAADRPGKLARAVKDFPSRVYVPNTLSDTVSVIDPKKFKVVRTIQVGHQPQHVVPSWDLKTLWVNNDLGNILTPIDPASGRVGRPVDVHDPYNLYFTPDGKYAVVMASMDRALVFRNAHTMKVVKSVPVDCYGVNHADFSPDGRYFIVSCEFSGELLKVDTAKKKVVAKQRLPIAGSMPQDVKISPNGKTWYIADMVANGLWVLNGDTFGKPRLLPTGKGTHGLYVSRDSRSMYISNRGEGTISVLSFKTGKLVQRWRLPGGGSPDMGGVSSDGKVLWLSGRYNAEVYAIDTRNGRLRARIPVGGGPHGLAVYPQPGRYSLGHTGIFR from the coding sequence GTGGCCCGTGGCTCGTCCCGCTCCCACTCCCGCGCGCTCCGGCGGCGCGCCACGGTCCGGGCCGCGGCGGTCCTGCTGCTGTGCGGGGCCGCGGTACCGTCCTGCGCCTCCACCAGTGAGCACCGGCCCGACCGGGCGAAGTCGGCGTCGGCGCGGCAGAGCGCGCTCGAGGCGGTGGCCGCGGCGAAGAAGAAGGCCGCGCTGGCCCGGCTGCTGCCGGGGATGCCGCCCCCGCTGGATCCCCGTGACCTCTACGCGGCCGACCGGCCGGGGAAGCTGGCCCGGGCGGTGAAGGACTTTCCGTCCCGGGTCTACGTGCCCAATACGCTCTCGGACACGGTGAGCGTCATCGATCCGAAGAAGTTCAAGGTCGTCCGCACCATCCAGGTGGGCCATCAGCCGCAGCACGTGGTGCCCTCGTGGGATCTGAAGACGCTGTGGGTCAACAACGACCTGGGCAACATCCTCACCCCCATCGACCCCGCCAGCGGCCGGGTCGGCCGCCCGGTGGACGTCCACGACCCGTACAACCTCTACTTCACCCCGGACGGAAAGTACGCCGTGGTGATGGCCTCCATGGACCGGGCGCTGGTCTTCCGGAACGCGCACACCATGAAGGTGGTCAAGTCGGTGCCGGTGGACTGCTATGGCGTCAACCACGCCGACTTCTCGCCGGACGGGCGCTACTTCATCGTCTCGTGCGAGTTCTCCGGTGAGCTGCTGAAGGTGGACACGGCGAAGAAGAAGGTGGTCGCCAAGCAGCGGCTGCCGATCGCCGGGTCCATGCCGCAGGACGTCAAGATCTCGCCCAACGGCAAGACGTGGTACATCGCCGACATGGTGGCGAACGGGCTGTGGGTGCTCAACGGCGACACCTTCGGCAAGCCGCGGCTGCTGCCCACCGGAAAGGGCACGCACGGCCTCTACGTCAGCCGCGACTCCCGTTCCATGTACATCTCCAACCGCGGCGAGGGCACCATCTCGGTGCTGTCGTTCAAGACCGGCAAGCTGGTGCAGCGGTGGCGGCTCCCCGGCGGCGGCAGCCCCGACATGGGCGGGGTGTCCAGCGACGGCAAGGTGCTGTGGCTCTCGGGCCGCTACAACGCCGAGGTCTACGCGATCGACACCCGCAACGGCCGGCTGCGCGCCCGGATCCCGGTCGGCGGCGGTCCGCACGGGCTCGCGGTCTATCCCCAGCCCGGCCGCTACTCCCTCGGCCACACCGGAATCTTCCGCTGA
- a CDS encoding Gfo/Idh/MocA family protein → MRFGLLGTGHWAAETHAAALAAHPVAELAGIWGRDPAKAQALADRWGTRAHPDADALIADVDAVAIALPPDIQSGLAERAALAGRHLLLDKPLAFSTEEADRIVRAVDERALASVVFFTNRFAAPVETFLQETAAAGGWDGGRATAFASIFQPGGHYGGSHWRRERGGLWDVGPHSLSVLLPVLGPVAEVTALDGPRGAAHVLLRHDSGAIGTLALTLDARPAAQGFSCDFYGERGIAAVPDAGTTAVAAFATAVDRLLSGARNGGAADPCDVRFGREVVAVLEAADRSRREGRTVAPR, encoded by the coding sequence GTGCGTTTCGGACTGCTGGGCACCGGACACTGGGCGGCCGAGACCCACGCGGCGGCGCTCGCCGCGCACCCGGTGGCCGAACTCGCCGGGATCTGGGGCCGCGACCCGGCGAAGGCACAGGCGCTGGCGGACCGCTGGGGCACCCGCGCCCACCCGGACGCCGACGCGCTGATCGCCGACGTGGACGCCGTGGCCATCGCCCTCCCTCCGGACATCCAGAGCGGCCTCGCCGAGCGGGCCGCGCTGGCCGGGCGCCATCTGCTCCTGGACAAGCCGCTGGCCTTCAGTACCGAGGAGGCGGACCGGATCGTGCGCGCCGTGGACGAGCGCGCACTGGCCTCGGTGGTGTTCTTCACCAACCGCTTCGCGGCGCCCGTCGAGACCTTCCTCCAGGAGACCGCGGCGGCCGGTGGCTGGGACGGCGGCCGGGCCACCGCCTTCGCCTCGATCTTCCAGCCCGGCGGCCACTACGGCGGATCCCACTGGCGGCGGGAGCGCGGCGGGCTGTGGGACGTCGGCCCGCACTCCCTGTCCGTCCTGCTCCCGGTCCTCGGCCCGGTGGCCGAGGTCACCGCCCTCGACGGGCCGCGCGGCGCCGCGCATGTGCTGCTGCGCCACGACTCCGGCGCCATCGGCACGCTCGCGCTCACCCTGGACGCCCGGCCCGCCGCCCAGGGTTTCTCCTGCGACTTCTACGGCGAGCGGGGGATCGCCGCGGTCCCCGACGCCGGGACCACCGCGGTGGCCGCCTTCGCCACGGCCGTCGACCGGCTGCTGAGCGGTGCCCGTAATGGCGGCGCGGCCGACCCCTGCGACGTGCGGTTCGGCCGCGAGGTCGTCGCCGTCCTGGAGGCCGCCGACCGCTCCCGCCGCGAGGGGCGCACCGTCGCACCACGCTGA
- a CDS encoding HAD family hydrolase: MTKLSLPDSIRACLFDLDGVLTRTAVVHAAAWKQMFDEFLRRRDGPSYRPFDSARDYDEYVDGRPRADGVRTFLASRDIDLPEGEPDDPPDADTVHGLGNRKNILVLEKIREEGVEAYPGSVRFVKAARAGGLRTAVVSSSANCRDVLIAAGIEDLFEVRIDGVVAAERKLPGKPHPDTFLEAARELDTAPEAAAVFEDALAGMEAGRSGHFGCVVGVDRVGQADALRAHGADIVVKDLAELLEDDS, translated from the coding sequence ATGACCAAGCTCAGCCTGCCCGATTCCATCCGGGCCTGCCTGTTCGACCTCGACGGCGTGCTGACCAGGACCGCGGTGGTGCACGCGGCGGCGTGGAAGCAGATGTTCGACGAGTTTCTGCGGCGCCGCGACGGCCCCTCCTATCGTCCCTTCGACTCGGCCCGCGACTACGACGAGTACGTGGACGGCCGTCCACGCGCCGACGGGGTGCGCACCTTCCTGGCCTCCCGGGACATCGACCTCCCCGAGGGCGAACCGGACGATCCGCCCGACGCGGACACCGTGCACGGCCTGGGCAACCGCAAGAACATCCTGGTCCTGGAGAAGATCCGCGAGGAGGGAGTCGAGGCGTACCCGGGCTCGGTGCGCTTCGTGAAGGCCGCGCGCGCCGGGGGCCTGCGGACCGCGGTCGTCTCCTCCAGCGCCAACTGCCGCGATGTGCTGATCGCCGCCGGTATCGAGGACCTCTTCGAGGTGCGGATCGACGGTGTGGTCGCCGCCGAGCGCAAGCTGCCCGGCAAACCGCACCCCGACACCTTCCTGGAGGCCGCACGGGAGCTGGACACCGCCCCCGAGGCGGCCGCCGTCTTCGAGGACGCCCTGGCGGGCATGGAGGCCGGGCGCTCGGGGCACTTCGGCTGTGTCGTCGGCGTGGACCGGGTGGGCCAGGCCGACGCGCTGCGCGCCCACGGAGCCGACATCGTGGTCAAGGATCTCGCCGAGCTGCTGGAGGACGACTCGTGA